The Papaver somniferum cultivar HN1 chromosome 6, ASM357369v1, whole genome shotgun sequence genome segment aaataatggtgctcaagtatttCTAAATTTCAAATGAATACATTGGAattcgagttggtacaaccaattgaacaaaagacaccattcaactaaagtcaatatcatattcaagataaCAAGATAgtattaagaccaaaattcttgaTGATCGAGATtaacaatcataatttaaattgactgTTTATGTGCTATTGACTTatcttaaaacaaaaataaataaaactagacatgttctaaaaacaaacaaataagcCTAGCAAATGTTCGTTCAATGTAAAAACCCGTATTTGGTTGCTTACCTCACATTTTGGTTCCCACTGTATATAGACAAGACCGGAACAGTCTTAGTCACGCAAATCCCAGAAGAATCGGAACTAAACAAACATGACATGACAAGACAGGGACAAGTAAGACCAAATTGACTGTATCGGACCGGGTCGGGCTTTTTTTCCTTCCTGACCTAGTTTCTGTTCCAGTGGACAAGAACTGAGAAAATCAAACGCCGCAACAACAACAGAAAAAACGATGATGTACAATACGGATTAGAATCAATATCCACGTCCAAATACATgagattcatatatatatatatattattttatgatCATTATGTTATTACAAAATATATTTAATCAATGATCATTTGTTATTAGAAAATATATTTAATCATGTATTATGGTATAGTATACAGTAGATTCAAAGCACGATTTTTACATTGGCTGATTTGAACAAATTAGACCATGGAAAAGAACAAAGAAATAGATCATGGAATAGATATTCATTTTTAATCAATCatggagaaaaaaaaatataaggcAAAATAGATCCAACTTAACTGATTTGATTCTATCAGTTTCGATATTAGCTCGACCATAATCTATATGTAGAAAAAAAAGATCAACCAAATCAATATAGCTCTGGGATATAGCTTGGTGCATGATAACATATTCCGGTGAAAAatatagagaagataaagaggtgGAGAAGTTTCTGTTGATTAGGGTAAACTGTATTACATAAATATATATTCCTTTATATACAAATAGGAAGAAGATCCTAGACACTATATTGGATCGCAAATCCACGGATTATAAGCCCTACAACACCACTGTATTTAAGTAACAtttgtgcattttttttttttggcttttaaCTTATAGGATTGACGTCCGCTTATCCGACTATACATACTACATGGCGTAGCAATGCTCATTGTAGCTTTTGGCTTTTACTTGCATTTCTTTTTTTGACTAGCATAAATCTTGtcatttgtcaaaaaaaaaaaaaaacatttaaaaaaataatactaataataaaaaaatggaatATTCACTGCAAAATTATCGCAATTGGCAGTCTCCTTCAACCCTACCCTTGGGGAGGGAGGCCGGTTAAATGTCCCTGGCCTTTCATATTGAGAGGTAACACGGCATCCACCATACAGATTTTCCACGCAAAATGTGACCATTCGCCATGTGGCCATGTCCATTTGAATGATAACCACGGACCACAGATGCCGTTCCGAAGAAGGTGATGGAAAATGTTTGACTgcaatataataataataataatcaatctTGCATCTCACGTATTTTGTTCTATTAAAAAGGTAGACACCTAAACTTAGAGTTCTGCAAGTTTTCATGTTTTCATAGTTTAGATTAGATTAGACGAATCAGTAGTATGGAGAAGATTCATATCGTTTGCATCCCATATCCACTTCAGAGTCACATAAATGCCATGATGAAGCTAGCAAAAATTCTTCGTTTCAAAGGCTTTCATATAACCTTCGTAAACACAGAATTCAATCATCAACGATTACTAAATGCAAGGGGGCCAGATTCCGTCAAAGGCTTACCTGATTTTCGTTTGGAAACAATCCCTGACGGTCTTCCACCTCCAACCGATCCAAATGCTAGCCAAGATTTCTTAGCCATTTCCATCTCCATAGAAAAGAACGGCTTAGAACCTTTCCGAAACCTTATCTATAAACTCAACGATACAAAATACTCGAATGTCCCTCCTGTGAGTTGCATAGTTGCTGATTGTTTTATGAGCTTCACTCTACAAGCAGCTAAGGAGTTCGGAATCCTTGAAATGTTATTCTGTCCCATTAGCTTCTGTGCTTTCGCATGTTTTCTGCACTTTCGCGATCTTATCCAAAGAGGTCTTGTTCCACTTAAAGGTACGCTTAATTCGATTTCTAGGAAGAATCTATATATTTGCATTCGACGATTCATAATACTTCACTGACTTTAGTTTATTGAAGAATTGTACGCTAATTGTCCGTATTGCAGATGAGAGCTGCTTTACAAACGGGTTCATGGAGAATACACGAATCGACTGGATACCAGGTATGAAAGATATCAGATTTAGAGATCTCCCAGGTTTTGTTCGAACTACAGATCCCAATGATGCCATTCTCCATGCTTCAATGATAGAAATGGGAAGAACATATGAGGCTACAGCCTTGATTTTCAATACCTTTGACGCTCTGGAAAAAGAGGTTTTGGATGCATTCAAGTCTCAACTGTCACTGCCACCTATTTATGCCGTTGGTCCTCTTCAGTTGCTCCTCAATCAAA includes the following:
- the LOC113285372 gene encoding 7-deoxyloganetin glucosyltransferase-like, coding for MEKIHIVCIPYPLQSHINAMMKLAKILRFKGFHITFVNTEFNHQRLLNARGPDSVKGLPDFRLETIPDGLPPPTDPNASQDFLAISISIEKNGLEPFRNLIYKLNDTKYSNVPPVSCIVADCFMSFTLQAAKEFGILEMLFCPISFCAFACFLHFRDLIQRGLVPLKDESCFTNGFMENTRIDWIPGMKDIRFRDLPGFVRTTDPNDAILHASMIEMGRTYEATALIFNTFDALEKEVLDAFKSQLSLPPIYAVGPLQLLLNQIPQRESVSLGSNLCNIKTHPKKRKKNK